The Pelagibacterium halotolerans B2 genome has a segment encoding these proteins:
- a CDS encoding DUF1007 family protein codes for MARNFLKSIAAGCLAALVGWVGPATAHPHVWIDAAGEVLFEDGAIVGMRHHWTFDEYFSAWAIQGLDADGDGVLTPTELQPLAEENIEGLDFYSYYTFGDPDGLDGHAAVAGASDPSMVYEDGQVTLTFSMNFAEPQSVGGIYDIEVGDPEYYAAFTFPNENSVTLEGAPEGCSVVSKEPQPIDPELEERLWMLGPDVTEIPADLREAARAMANLVTVTCPGGVPATALDAIGEATAQRPASPFSAPPPETSLVPTQGGFFGWVSQQQRSFYGAMTSALGALRSDGNAFWLLGGLSFLYGVFHAAGPGHGKVVISSYVLASERQLRRGIVLSFLSAMMQSAVAVAFVLVAASVLQLTSMAMSRAAWWMEIISYGLVALLGAWLAARKLVFPHKHHHGHSHAHSHDHTHDDHAHDDHACDHHVVAPQQARGGWKESLGVVLSVGLRPCSGALVVLVFALSQGVLAAGIAATFLMGLGTAITVAVLASAAVYLKGGALRLTGGGMAGESVVWWLEMIGALLVMAFGMILFFAAI; via the coding sequence ATGGCCCGAAATTTTCTCAAGTCGATAGCCGCCGGTTGCCTTGCCGCGCTGGTTGGATGGGTTGGCCCGGCGACCGCGCATCCGCATGTCTGGATCGACGCGGCGGGCGAAGTGCTGTTCGAAGACGGCGCAATCGTGGGCATGCGCCACCACTGGACGTTCGACGAATATTTTTCGGCCTGGGCCATTCAGGGACTCGATGCGGATGGAGACGGGGTACTGACGCCCACCGAACTGCAACCGCTGGCCGAGGAAAATATCGAGGGGCTCGATTTTTACTCCTATTATACGTTCGGCGATCCCGACGGGCTCGATGGCCACGCGGCGGTAGCCGGCGCCAGCGATCCGTCCATGGTCTATGAGGACGGGCAGGTAACGCTCACGTTTTCGATGAATTTTGCCGAACCCCAGTCGGTCGGCGGCATTTATGACATCGAGGTGGGCGACCCGGAATATTATGCAGCCTTTACGTTTCCAAACGAAAATTCGGTGACGCTGGAAGGGGCGCCGGAGGGGTGCAGCGTGGTTTCCAAGGAACCGCAGCCCATCGATCCCGAGCTCGAGGAACGGCTGTGGATGCTGGGGCCGGACGTGACCGAAATCCCCGCCGATCTGCGCGAGGCGGCGCGGGCCATGGCCAATCTGGTAACGGTGACCTGCCCGGGGGGCGTGCCGGCGACGGCGCTCGACGCGATTGGCGAGGCAACGGCCCAGCGCCCCGCATCGCCCTTTTCCGCGCCACCGCCGGAGACCTCGCTGGTGCCCACGCAGGGCGGATTTTTCGGCTGGGTGAGCCAGCAGCAGCGCAGCTTTTATGGCGCCATGACGTCGGCCCTGGGCGCGCTGCGCAGCGACGGCAACGCCTTTTGGCTGCTGGGAGGACTGAGTTTTCTCTACGGTGTCTTCCACGCTGCCGGGCCGGGGCACGGAAAGGTCGTGATCTCGTCTTATGTGCTGGCCAGCGAGCGCCAGTTGCGGCGCGGCATCGTTCTGAGCTTTTTGTCGGCCATGATGCAATCGGCGGTGGCGGTGGCTTTCGTTCTGGTTGCGGCAAGCGTGTTGCAACTGACATCGATGGCCATGAGCCGCGCGGCGTGGTGGATGGAGATCATATCCTATGGGTTGGTTGCCCTGCTCGGCGCATGGCTGGCGGCGCGCAAGCTGGTGTTTCCCCACAAACACCATCACGGGCATTCTCATGCCCATTCGCATGACCACACCCATGATGACCACGCCCACGACGACCACGCATGCGACCACCATGTGGTGGCGCCCCAGCAGGCGCGGGGCGGGTGGAAAGAATCTTTGGGGGTCGTTCTTTCGGTGGGGTTGCGACCATGCTCGGGCGCGCTGGTGGTTCTGGTCTTTGCGCTGAGCCAGGGCGTTCTGGCGGCGGGTATTGCCGCTACGTTCCTTATGGGGCTGGGAACGGCGATAACGGTGGCGGTCCTTGCATCGGCCGCCGTCTATCTCAAGGGCGGCGCCCTGCGGCTGACCGGAGGGGGCATGGCCGGCGAATCGGTGGTCTGGTGGCTGGAGATGATTGGGGCGCTGCTGGTCATGGCGTTCGGGATGATCTTGTTTTTCGCGGCGATCTAG
- a CDS encoding lytic murein transglycosylase: MGKISRYPQRSALHSLIGAVFVWLGLAGAVLAQPVESFDAFKDRMETVAVANGIGRDFYRAVMGPVQPDPSIPSLISGQPEFVTPVWEYLDARIGSGRIGRGQAAVAANGDLLGAIGQRYGVDPYVLAAIWGMESDYGAVLSNRSLIKPIIASLATLAHQRRGRVAEDEAELIAALRIAQARGSGEGLVGSWAGALGHLQLIPTAYLQYGQDGDGDGVVDPHTSLADALASSANYLRGLGYQPGLDWGFEVDVPEGFDYLLADRDIFRPISFFAERGVARVAGRSFSDPGTDVFLYVPAGAEGPKFLMTRNYLVFKGYNFSDSYAMAVAHLTDRLKGGGAFVTPWPRGAQFPNRQQRIDIQTMLARLGYYQGVVDGNIGPVTQAAYARFQADAGLVADGFVTLDAHQRLRDAL, from the coding sequence ATGGGAAAAATATCTCGATACCCGCAACGATCGGCCCTCCATTCTCTGATCGGAGCGGTTTTCGTCTGGCTGGGCCTGGCCGGAGCGGTATTGGCGCAGCCCGTCGAAAGCTTTGACGCGTTCAAGGACCGGATGGAGACGGTTGCGGTTGCCAATGGCATAGGCCGCGATTTTTATCGGGCTGTGATGGGGCCGGTTCAGCCCGACCCTTCGATCCCGTCGCTGATTTCGGGACAGCCCGAATTCGTGACGCCTGTCTGGGAGTATCTCGATGCGCGGATCGGGTCGGGGCGCATTGGGCGTGGGCAGGCGGCGGTGGCGGCCAATGGGGACCTGCTGGGCGCAATCGGGCAGCGCTATGGGGTCGATCCTTATGTTCTGGCGGCGATCTGGGGAATGGAGTCCGACTATGGGGCCGTGTTGTCCAATCGCTCGCTCATCAAGCCGATCATTGCGTCTCTCGCAACGCTCGCCCATCAGCGGCGCGGGCGGGTGGCCGAGGACGAGGCCGAACTGATCGCCGCTTTGCGGATAGCGCAGGCGCGGGGATCGGGGGAGGGGCTGGTTGGCTCGTGGGCCGGGGCGCTTGGGCATTTGCAGCTTATCCCCACGGCCTATCTGCAATACGGACAGGATGGGGACGGGGACGGAGTCGTCGATCCGCACACTTCGCTGGCCGACGCTTTGGCCTCCTCGGCCAATTATCTGCGTGGGCTGGGATATCAGCCCGGACTTGATTGGGGCTTTGAGGTCGATGTGCCCGAAGGGTTCGATTATCTTTTGGCCGACCGGGACATCTTTCGGCCCATAAGCTTTTTTGCCGAACGGGGGGTGGCGCGGGTGGCCGGGCGTTCGTTTTCCGATCCGGGCACCGATGTGTTCCTCTACGTGCCGGCGGGAGCGGAGGGGCCGAAATTTCTGATGACGCGCAATTATCTGGTGTTCAAGGGCTATAATTTCTCCGATTCCTACGCCATGGCCGTGGCCCATCTGACCGACCGGCTCAAGGGTGGAGGAGCGTTCGTGACCCCATGGCCGCGCGGGGCGCAATTTCCCAATCGCCAGCAGCGGATCGATATTCAGACGATGCTGGCGCGGCTGGGGTATTACCAGGGCGTTGTCGACGGCAATATCGGGCCGGTGACGCAGGCGGCTTATGCGCGGTTTCAGGCAGACGCCGGGCTGGTGGCTGACGGGTTCGTGACCCTCGATGCCCACCAAAGGCTTCGCGATGCGCTTTGA
- a CDS encoding NfeD family protein, which translates to MDIIALIGENAGWAWLIFGLVLLGAELLVPGVFMVWLGGAALLTGLTVFQTGIGWPLQWGLFGILSVALVSGWLAYSRRRHGDAPPSEDPLINARTARLLGRETALVEAISDGVGRVRIDDTLWRVSGPDLPAGSHVRITGARGGLLEVEAVG; encoded by the coding sequence ATGGACATCATCGCGCTGATTGGCGAGAACGCAGGCTGGGCGTGGCTGATTTTCGGGCTCGTGCTGCTGGGCGCCGAACTTTTGGTTCCGGGTGTCTTCATGGTCTGGCTCGGCGGCGCGGCGCTGCTGACCGGGCTGACGGTGTTTCAGACGGGCATCGGGTGGCCATTGCAGTGGGGGCTGTTCGGCATCCTTTCGGTGGCACTGGTGAGCGGCTGGCTGGCCTATTCGCGGCGGCGGCACGGCGATGCCCCGCCGAGTGAAGACCCGCTTATCAACGCGCGCACGGCACGGTTGCTGGGCCGGGAGACCGCGCTTGTCGAGGCGATCAGCGACGGTGTGGGGCGGGTGCGGATCGATGATACGCTCTGGCGCGTTTCGGGACCCGACCTTCCAGCGGGGTCGCATGTGCGGATCACCGGCGCGCGCGGCGGGCTTCTGGAGGTCGAGGCCGTCGGCTAG
- a CDS encoding creatininase family protein produces the protein MSALLVRYRVDTEIFRGRAVPLTFVNENDAFADGRVSAETIAILPVGATEAHGPHLPVSTDCDIAEGHLSALGSYLSSPVDAAVLPIQRIGASREHLWADGTQSKEEGALIAEWFAIAGEWARAGGKRLVIVSSHGGNTPVVESVILKARAELGLLAVSTAWMRFGMPEGLFSEHERKYGIHGGAIETALMLHYFPHKVEMDRAAHFGSSLETIEAGMTHLSAYGRHRFGWLSKDLNRFGVVGDARAASAEKGAALADHILKGFAQLLDEVARFDLSWLRDSQKESE, from the coding sequence TTGTCCGCGCTCCTGGTGCGCTATAGGGTCGATACTGAAATTTTCCGGGGGCGGGCAGTGCCGCTGACTTTCGTGAACGAGAATGACGCGTTTGCCGATGGGCGTGTGAGCGCGGAGACAATCGCCATTCTGCCGGTTGGTGCAACCGAGGCGCACGGCCCCCATCTCCCCGTTTCGACCGATTGCGACATCGCCGAGGGCCATCTTAGCGCTCTTGGGTCCTACCTCTCCAGCCCCGTCGACGCAGCCGTGCTGCCCATCCAGCGCATAGGCGCATCGCGCGAGCATTTGTGGGCCGATGGGACGCAGAGCAAAGAAGAGGGCGCACTGATTGCCGAATGGTTCGCCATTGCCGGGGAATGGGCGAGGGCAGGGGGAAAGCGGCTGGTGATCGTCTCGAGCCATGGGGGCAACACCCCGGTCGTGGAGAGCGTGATCCTCAAGGCGCGGGCCGAACTGGGCCTTTTGGCCGTGAGCACCGCCTGGATGCGGTTCGGCATGCCCGAGGGGCTGTTTAGCGAGCATGAACGGAAATACGGCATCCATGGCGGGGCGATCGAGACCGCGCTGATGCTGCATTATTTTCCCCATAAGGTGGAAATGGATCGGGCCGCCCATTTCGGGTCGTCTCTGGAAACCATCGAGGCGGGCATGACCCATCTTTCAGCTTACGGGCGGCATCGGTTCGGGTGGTTGAGCAAGGACCTCAATCGGTTTGGCGTGGTGGGCGATGCTCGTGCGGCAAGCGCCGAAAAGGGCGCGGCGCTGGCCGATCATATCCTTAAAGGTTTTGCGCAACTGCTTGACGAGGTGGCCCGGTTCGACCTTTCTTGGCTCCGGGATTCGCAAAAGGAGAGTGAATGA
- the galU gene encoding UTP--glucose-1-phosphate uridylyltransferase GalU yields MVQRVRTAVFPVAGLGTRFLPATKAMPKEMLTVVDKPVIQYAVDEAREAGIEHFVFVTGRNKGVIEDHFDRQFELEATLEARGKTAALEQLRRDLPRAGQSSFTRQQEPLGLGHAVWCARDIVGREPFALLLPDMIFKSSPGVLKQMMDTYEESGGNIIAVEECAPEDVSSYGVIARGEGPDKGFAITGMVEKPKPEDAPSNLIISGRYILQPEIFSLLGEQTVGAGGEIQITDAMRYLMDRQPFIGVKYDGQVFDCGSKIGFLTANVAFALDRPDIADAFLSELKTLTGDTPINIED; encoded by the coding sequence GTGGTCCAGAGAGTCCGTACAGCAGTCTTTCCCGTCGCCGGCCTTGGAACAAGGTTTCTTCCCGCCACCAAGGCCATGCCAAAGGAGATGCTGACGGTCGTCGACAAGCCCGTCATCCAATACGCGGTCGACGAAGCCCGCGAGGCGGGCATCGAGCATTTCGTTTTCGTCACCGGCCGCAACAAGGGCGTCATCGAGGACCATTTCGACCGTCAGTTCGAACTCGAAGCCACACTGGAAGCCCGCGGCAAGACCGCGGCCCTCGAACAGCTTCGCCGCGATCTCCCCAGGGCCGGCCAATCGAGCTTCACCCGCCAGCAGGAGCCGCTGGGCTTGGGCCACGCCGTCTGGTGCGCCCGCGACATCGTCGGGCGCGAACCCTTCGCGCTGCTCCTGCCCGACATGATCTTCAAATCCTCTCCCGGCGTCCTCAAGCAGATGATGGACACCTACGAGGAATCGGGCGGCAACATCATCGCCGTCGAGGAATGCGCGCCTGAAGACGTCTCCTCATATGGCGTGATCGCCCGCGGCGAAGGCCCCGACAAGGGCTTCGCCATCACCGGCATGGTCGAAAAGCCCAAACCCGAGGACGCACCCTCCAACCTCATCATTTCGGGCCGCTACATCCTGCAGCCGGAAATCTTCTCGCTCCTGGGCGAACAGACAGTGGGCGCCGGCGGTGAAATCCAGATCACCGACGCCATGCGCTATCTCATGGACCGCCAGCCCTTCATCGGCGTCAAATACGATGGACAGGTCTTCGATTGCGGCTCCAAGATCGGTTTTCTGACCGCCAACGTCGCTTTCGCGCTCGATCGGCCCGATATTGCCGATGCATTTCTGAGCGAACTCAAGACCCTGACCGGCGATACCCCGATCAATATTGAAGACTGA
- the galE gene encoding UDP-glucose 4-epimerase GalE gives MAILVTGGAGYIGSHMVLHLADAGENVVVLDNLTTGFPWLVDHRVKLVEGNVADGELVSKVIAEHEIKSIIHFAGSIVVPESVENPLKYYKNNTANTRDLIEAAVAGGVRHFIFSSTAAVYGMVGLEPVAEDAILSPVSPYGRSKLMSEWMLADVAAAHPITYGVLRYFNVAGADPQMRSGQSTAGATHLIKVAVQTALGHRDKMNVFGDDYPTPDGTCVRDYIHVSDLVAAHGLLLGHLRGGGESITVNCGYGRGFSVDEVVSTVKSVTGIDFPVEHGPRRPGDPASIVAGADRIKALGWVPKHDDLAGIVEMAYKWEKYLDTRNDRPSIL, from the coding sequence ATGGCTATTCTGGTCACTGGCGGTGCGGGATATATCGGCTCGCACATGGTGTTGCATCTTGCCGATGCGGGGGAGAACGTCGTGGTGCTCGACAACCTGACCACCGGTTTTCCCTGGCTGGTCGATCATCGGGTCAAGCTCGTCGAAGGCAATGTGGCGGATGGCGAACTTGTGTCAAAGGTCATTGCCGAGCATGAGATTAAGTCCATCATCCATTTCGCCGGATCGATCGTCGTGCCGGAATCGGTGGAAAACCCGCTCAAATATTACAAGAACAACACGGCCAACACGCGCGACCTGATCGAAGCCGCGGTGGCCGGCGGGGTCAGACATTTCATTTTTTCCTCCACTGCCGCCGTTTACGGCATGGTGGGGCTCGAGCCGGTGGCAGAGGACGCGATCCTTTCGCCGGTCTCGCCCTATGGGCGGTCCAAACTGATGAGCGAATGGATGCTGGCCGACGTGGCGGCGGCCCATCCGATCACTTATGGGGTGCTGCGCTATTTCAACGTGGCGGGCGCCGACCCGCAGATGCGCTCAGGGCAATCGACGGCGGGCGCCACCCATCTCATCAAGGTTGCTGTGCAGACGGCGCTGGGACACCGCGACAAGATGAACGTATTCGGGGACGATTATCCGACGCCTGACGGGACCTGCGTGCGCGATTATATTCACGTCTCCGACCTCGTCGCGGCTCACGGGCTGCTGCTCGGCCATCTGCGCGGTGGCGGGGAGAGCATCACGGTCAATTGCGGCTATGGGCGCGGGTTTTCGGTCGATGAGGTTGTCTCGACGGTCAAATCGGTGACAGGCATCGATTTTCCCGTCGAACACGGACCGCGCAGGCCGGGCGATCCGGCCTCGATCGTGGCGGGGGCCGACAGGATCAAGGCGTTGGGCTGGGTGCCCAAGCATGACGACCTCGCCGGAATCGTGGAGATGGCCTATAAATGGGAAAAATATCTCGATACCCGCAACGATCGGCCCTCCATTCTCTGA
- a CDS encoding SPFH domain-containing protein: MDGFSIVLIVVGILAVMVLFAGVKTVPQGHNYTVERFGRYTRTLKPGLNIIVPFIDGIGRKLNMMEQVLDVPHQEVITKDNASITADGVTFYQILDAAQAAYEISNLEQGVLNLTMTNIRSVMGSLDLDELLSNRDEINSRVLRVVDAAVAPWGVKITRIEIKDIEPPRDLVDAMGRQMKAERDRRAVILEAEGQRQAQILKAEGEKQAQVLEAEGRREAAFRDAEARERAAEAEAKATEMVSEAIAKGDVQAINYFVANNYVKALEKIASAPNQKVLMLPLEAANVIGALGGVAEIAREAFGGEAPRRNVPGRPPSTRSES; this comes from the coding sequence ATGGACGGATTTTCGATAGTCCTGATCGTTGTCGGCATTCTGGCCGTCATGGTGTTGTTCGCCGGGGTCAAGACTGTACCACAGGGGCACAATTACACGGTTGAGCGGTTCGGGCGCTATACGCGCACCCTCAAGCCGGGGCTCAACATCATCGTCCCTTTTATCGATGGCATCGGGCGCAAGCTCAACATGATGGAGCAGGTGCTCGACGTGCCGCACCAGGAAGTCATCACCAAGGACAACGCCTCGATCACGGCGGACGGGGTGACCTTCTATCAGATCCTCGACGCGGCGCAGGCGGCCTATGAGATCTCCAATCTCGAACAGGGCGTACTCAACCTCACCATGACCAATATCCGCTCGGTCATGGGCTCGCTCGATCTGGACGAACTGCTCTCCAATCGCGACGAAATCAATTCGCGCGTGCTCCGGGTCGTCGATGCGGCGGTTGCGCCCTGGGGCGTCAAGATCACGCGCATCGAGATCAAGGATATCGAGCCTCCGCGCGATCTCGTCGATGCCATGGGACGGCAGATGAAGGCCGAGCGCGATCGACGCGCGGTGATCCTTGAGGCCGAAGGGCAAAGACAGGCGCAAATTCTCAAGGCCGAGGGCGAAAAACAGGCACAGGTGCTCGAGGCCGAGGGCCGGCGCGAAGCGGCGTTCCGCGATGCCGAGGCGCGCGAGAGGGCCGCCGAGGCCGAAGCCAAGGCGACCGAGATGGTCTCGGAAGCCATTGCCAAGGGCGACGTGCAGGCCATCAACTATTTCGTGGCCAACAATTACGTCAAGGCGCTCGAAAAGATCGCCTCGGCGCCCAACCAGAAAGTGCTGATGCTGCCGCTGGAGGCGGCCAATGTGATCGGGGCGCTGGGCGGGGTCGCCGAAATCGCCCGCGAGGCCTTCGGGGGCGAGGCGCCACGGCGCAATGTTCCGGGCCGACCGCCATCGACACGCAGCGAAAGCTAG
- a CDS encoding LysR family transcriptional regulator: MSQDLARIRAFVQVFDAGGFSAAARIHGRSKALLSKYVTDLEDYLGVRLMNRTTRKLSLTEAGEAYYREVREILSQLDDLDATITEQTAAPRGILRVSAPRNFGESTLLEPLFEFTRAHPDVTLDLRLEDRMVDLVEEGIDVALRISRMSDTSLIARKIAETSVAVCATPEVIKAYGVPQTPEALKGVPCIVDTNMTGQANWQFVEDGRTIAIHVDGPVRVNSPAGALVAAQKGLGFALLPSFLADSAIEKGELVPVLTEYLPQRPFLQAVYPHRRHLSGKVRALIDFLVEWFETHPVNS; this comes from the coding sequence ATGAGCCAGGACCTGGCCCGTATAAGGGCGTTCGTGCAGGTGTTCGATGCCGGCGGCTTTTCGGCCGCCGCGCGCATTCACGGCCGGTCCAAGGCGCTGCTTTCCAAATATGTGACCGACCTCGAGGATTATCTCGGGGTGCGGCTGATGAACCGCACGACGCGCAAGCTCAGCCTGACCGAAGCGGGCGAGGCCTATTATCGCGAGGTGCGCGAAATCCTGTCCCAGCTCGACGATCTGGACGCCACGATCACCGAACAGACGGCGGCGCCGCGCGGCATATTGCGCGTTTCGGCGCCGCGCAATTTCGGGGAATCGACGCTGCTCGAGCCGCTGTTCGAATTTACCCGCGCCCATCCCGACGTGACGCTCGACCTGCGGCTCGAAGATCGCATGGTCGATCTGGTGGAAGAGGGGATCGATGTGGCGCTGCGGATTTCGCGGATGTCGGACACCTCATTGATCGCCCGCAAGATCGCCGAAACCTCGGTGGCGGTGTGCGCGACGCCCGAGGTGATCAAGGCCTATGGGGTGCCCCAGACGCCCGAGGCGCTCAAGGGTGTGCCGTGCATCGTCGACACAAACATGACCGGACAGGCCAATTGGCAGTTCGTCGAGGACGGACGGACGATTGCCATTCATGTGGATGGGCCGGTCCGCGTCAATTCTCCCGCCGGGGCGCTGGTTGCGGCACAAAAGGGCCTCGGTTTCGCGCTATTGCCCAGTTTCCTGGCCGATTCGGCCATCGAGAAGGGGGAATTGGTGCCGGTGCTGACCGAATATCTGCCACAGCGTCCATTCCTGCAGGCGGTCTATCCGCACCGCAGGCATTTGTCGGGCAAGGTGCGGGCGCTTATCGACTTTCTCGTCGAATGGTTCGAAACCCACCCGGTCAATTCCTGA
- a CDS encoding iron chaperone, with protein MATFADHDAYIAAAPEALRPLLDFVRARLAQALPDAQELIQYNMPGFAAQGLVIAGYGAFSKQCGLYVSKGAISAYSDDIAAAGLKASKTGVTFSPTRPMSEDLIAALALASRKELGV; from the coding sequence ATGGCCACCTTTGCCGATCACGACGCCTATATCGCTGCGGCGCCCGAAGCGCTCCGTCCGCTGCTTGATTTCGTGCGCGCCCGGCTTGCGCAGGCGCTTCCCGACGCGCAAGAGCTCATCCAGTACAATATGCCCGGATTTGCCGCACAGGGTTTGGTGATCGCGGGCTATGGCGCCTTCAGCAAACAATGCGGGCTGTATGTCAGCAAGGGCGCGATTAGCGCATATTCGGACGACATCGCCGCAGCCGGGCTCAAGGCGTCAAAGACTGGCGTCACCTTCTCGCCGACCCGCCCCATGTCCGAAGACCTCATCGCCGCACTCGCTCTTGCTTCGCGAAAAGAGCTGGGTGTCTAA
- the hemH gene encoding ferrochelatase, with amino-acid sequence MNAHLPPDHPPVKPRKIGVLLLNLGTPDGTDYWSVRRYLKEFLSDPRVIETPKWLWWPILNFGILSFRPQKTGANYAKIWDKRTNESPLRVITRGQAEKLQQAMAADGVAVEYGMRYGNPSTESAIKKLHEQGCDKILLFPLYPQYSATTTATANDQAFRALANIRWQPAVRTVPAYFEDDIYVETLANSIREGVEKLDFEPDLVITSYHGMPKTYLDKGDPYHCQCHKTTRLVREKLGWPKEKIMLTFQSRFGPTEWLRPYTDETLKELPGKGIKKVAILAPAFSADCIETLEEIAIGGEEEFMHAGGERYAYIPCLNDTPDGMAMIESVVRRELSGWL; translated from the coding sequence ATGAACGCCCATCTGCCACCCGATCATCCGCCCGTCAAACCGCGCAAAATCGGGGTTTTGCTGCTCAATCTGGGTACGCCCGACGGAACCGATTACTGGAGCGTGCGGCGCTATCTCAAGGAATTCCTCTCCGACCCGCGTGTCATCGAGACGCCAAAATGGCTGTGGTGGCCGATTCTCAATTTCGGCATATTGTCGTTCCGGCCGCAAAAGACCGGCGCCAATTACGCCAAGATCTGGGACAAGCGGACCAATGAAAGCCCGCTGCGGGTGATTACGCGCGGACAGGCAGAGAAACTGCAGCAGGCCATGGCGGCGGACGGGGTGGCCGTCGAATACGGCATGCGCTACGGCAATCCTTCGACCGAAAGCGCGATCAAAAAGCTCCATGAGCAGGGGTGCGACAAGATCCTGCTGTTCCCGCTCTATCCGCAATATTCGGCGACGACGACGGCCACAGCCAACGACCAGGCATTCCGGGCGCTCGCCAATATCCGCTGGCAGCCCGCGGTGCGGACCGTCCCGGCCTATTTCGAAGACGATATCTACGTCGAGACGCTGGCAAATTCGATCCGCGAGGGGGTCGAAAAGCTCGATTTCGAGCCCGATCTGGTGATCACCTCCTATCACGGCATGCCCAAAACCTATCTCGACAAGGGCGACCCCTATCACTGCCAGTGCCACAAGACGACGCGGCTGGTGCGCGAGAAGCTCGGCTGGCCCAAAGAGAAGATCATGCTGACCTTCCAGAGCCGGTTCGGACCCACCGAATGGCTGCGGCCCTATACCGACGAGACGCTCAAAGAGCTTCCGGGCAAGGGGATCAAGAAAGTCGCGATCCTGGCCCCGGCATTTTCCGCCGATTGCATCGAAACGCTCGAGGAAATCGCCATCGGGGGCGAAGAGGAATTCATGCATGCTGGCGGCGAGCGCTATGCCTATATCCCGTGCCTCAACGATACGCCGGACGGCATGGCGATGATCGAAAGCGTCGTGCGCCGCGAACTGTCGGGCTGGCTGTAG
- a CDS encoding outer membrane beta-barrel protein — protein MDFNARIILVLALGGAGALAGAAMALAQGDGSGTDNPDLLRGSLGVGCRPGTLCQFPATDASVPVSPPTQPLPLAAPSPAVAVTPPAPARPAYAVEPLPAAMAAPLSTDTADWGELGYGVALRGAYVRSGSAEHFEMLAIPSVSYSRSGGVTDVTLDASATLVAPQSDDVRVGAANVSTDIVHRLSPSAGLAFNGDLALSQDAPDGLSTDEADLASAPVSVSGAAGVGYTHRFGNFSVTGTGELARDWVGEATRADDTVIDNSHEGATRYGGALRVGYDLTPVVGVFGQGGAGRTEFDGIDPDLGASRSGDDFELRGGITANWSDVVTLEASVGSGWRMFDAAAIPEAQTWLYGVSLDYSPTTATAFTARLETELTPGSGGSGASATYDIGLEARHRANSWLGLRASVGAQWEVPEDGSATSRSYSAGLGADVALGQHTTATLDYDYGLREDPAAAGASRDEHRISGGVSLQY, from the coding sequence TTGGATTTCAACGCCCGAATAATTCTCGTGCTGGCCCTTGGGGGAGCCGGCGCCCTGGCCGGCGCCGCGATGGCGCTTGCGCAGGGAGACGGATCGGGGACGGACAATCCCGATCTTTTGCGCGGATCGCTGGGCGTGGGGTGCCGACCGGGGACGCTGTGCCAGTTTCCGGCTACCGATGCGAGTGTGCCGGTGAGCCCGCCAACCCAGCCGCTGCCGCTCGCTGCGCCATCGCCTGCTGTGGCCGTCACTCCGCCGGCACCTGCCCGGCCGGCATATGCCGTCGAGCCTTTGCCAGCGGCCATGGCCGCCCCCCTTTCCACGGATACGGCCGATTGGGGCGAGCTTGGCTACGGGGTTGCGCTGCGGGGCGCCTATGTGCGCAGCGGCTCGGCCGAGCACTTCGAGATGCTGGCCATTCCATCTGTTTCCTATTCGCGCTCCGGTGGGGTGACCGATGTGACGCTGGACGCCTCGGCGACGCTGGTTGCGCCGCAATCGGATGATGTGCGGGTTGGGGCGGCCAATGTGTCGACCGACATCGTCCATCGTCTCTCACCGTCGGCGGGCCTGGCGTTCAATGGAGATCTTGCGCTCTCCCAGGACGCCCCGGACGGATTGAGCACCGACGAGGCGGACCTGGCCAGTGCGCCGGTTTCGGTTTCGGGGGCGGCGGGGGTCGGCTATACGCACCGGTTCGGCAATTTCAGCGTGACGGGCACAGGGGAACTCGCACGCGACTGGGTCGGTGAAGCGACGCGGGCCGATGACACGGTGATCGACAACAGCCATGAAGGCGCGACGCGTTATGGCGGGGCGCTCAGGGTCGGGTACGACCTGACGCCGGTTGTTGGCGTATTCGGGCAGGGAGGCGCGGGGCGAACTGAATTTGACGGCATCGATCCCGATCTCGGGGCCAGCCGCTCGGGCGATGATTTCGAACTGCGGGGCGGGATCACGGCCAACTGGTCCGATGTCGTGACACTGGAGGCGTCGGTCGGATCGGGGTGGCGGATGTTTGATGCCGCCGCCATCCCTGAAGCGCAGACCTGGCTCTATGGCGTCTCGCTGGACTACAGCCCAACAACGGCCACCGCGTTCACGGCGCGCCTTGAGACCGAACTGACGCCCGGATCGGGTGGCTCAGGGGCGAGCGCAACCTACGATATTGGCCTTGAGGCCCGGCACAGGGCCAATTCCTGGCTCGGCCTGCGGGCATCGGTGGGCGCGCAGTGGGAGGTGCCCGAGGACGGTTCGGCGACCAGCCGGAGCTATTCGGCGGGGCTGGGGGCCGATGTTGCGCTCGGCCAGCACACCACGGCGACGCTCGACTATGATTATGGGTTGCGCGAGGACCCCGCCGCGGCGGGTGCCAGCCGCGACGAGCATCGGATCAGCGGCGGCGTCAGTCTTCAATATTGA